Genomic segment of Paenibacillus polymyxa:
TCATTTTCAAATAATCGAGGTGGGGCAGGGCGATGTTTAAATAAGTTTCCGGCAGTAAGCTCTTGACCATTCTCCAATGTAAACCATAGCTTTAAATGACGGGGACCTAATCGTTTTACCTGATATTCATCATTTCGCTGAGTCAGGCTATCATGTTCTTCTAGCACTTTGTGAATAAACTGTTCATGCATTTTCAAGTTAGCTATTTCAGCCTGTACCTTCTGCAACGAATGCTCTAAAAGCCGGTTATAATCATCGGCAGCATAGGAAGTCATACATTCTAGAATCTGGCCGACAGGGACGTTTAATTTGCGTAATAATAAAATATGCGAAAGCTGATAAATCTCATGAAGCCCGTACATCCGATATTGATTTTCTTCTGTATGTGATGGATACAGGATTCCCTTTTCTTCAAAATATCGCAGTTGATGTACAGATACATTCATGAGCTGAGCAAGCTGGCTGATCGTAATGTGTTCTTTCAATGACAGGACTCCTTACTGATAGTTGAATAACTCCACTATAAACCTTAGGTCAGACTTAAGGTCAATAGAAAATATCAAATCAAATCTTGGATAGGCATAGGTGTCGAGCATTTGATGCCCACACCAAGGGGAGGCTGGAGAGTTTACCT
This window contains:
- a CDS encoding MerR family transcriptional regulator, which gives rise to MKEHITISQLAQLMNVSVHQLRYFEEKGILYPSHTEENQYRMYGLHEIYQLSHILLLRKLNVPVGQILECMTSYAADDYNRLLEHSLQKVQAEIANLKMHEQFIHKVLEEHDSLTQRNDEYQVKRLGPRHLKLWFTLENGQELTAGNLFKHRPAPPRLFENDLHYLSDAGQVKLCYETVDVADYILEEGSYLYKHLSVIEEPEIDYEIKQLERYVAHHQYNCQSKIVLVEKSYLSMFDSNKLQYEIQVKVE